The Toxorhynchites rutilus septentrionalis strain SRP chromosome 3, ASM2978413v1, whole genome shotgun sequence genome includes a region encoding these proteins:
- the LOC129777970 gene encoding uncharacterized protein LOC129777970 gives MIFWKSALLSIAVLSNTAKAQLPHKVIEMKDSLFHEIQSLAEVIPENRFPHANTRESNVEVHRLLDEFLFLNQESIGSVLHVLKLVDHNMENVIQDCERVLNMCSLESTNVVFNHVTKPLLLKVRDLCELVATNRADEIEISLETIEREAATYRRTLDQTLKDISLVSGHLESDFFQANAQQREDLILGNLQQVNQTLSKEVDQYFTNFSTNWIGKYKNLTMLIPEGLSRDQPEINALYDFMEFLDNETSVLQDDLVEFMDYWSYLVEETLESVTNGTELIVDFLRDYPLEELLSGKTPLNCVALYYSNFEHIILNMLNEFYRCVEYELEMTKAFGQITSVLDPTDKAINFMLDSYITCAKLTGHFGDDFGLADCLEDLGELLDQTREFVEHKTSEIYYHVEDAMIFNGVIMGACVHMKARDTALQIAGKMQSFDNCSKSYKKASV, from the exons ATGATTTTCTGGAAATCTGCTCTTCTATCGATCGCAGTGCTTTCG AACACAGCGAAGGCCCAACTTCCCCACAAGGTTATCGAGATGAAGGATTCTCTTTTTCACGAAATACAATCGTTGGCAGAGGTGATTCCCGAGAATCGTTTTCCACATGCCAACACCCGTGAAAGCAATGTCGAGGTACATCGTTTGTTGGATGAATTTCTTTTCCTCAACCAGGAGAGCATTGGTTCAGTGCTACATGTGCTCAAGCTCGTAGATCACAATATGGAAAACGTGATTCAGGATTGCGAGCGAGTGCTCAACATGTGTTCGCTGGAAAGCACTAACGTGGTGTTCAATCATGTGACCAAACCGCTTCTTCTGAAGGTTAGGGATCTCTGTGAATTGGTCGCAACCAACCGAGCGGACGAAATTGAAATAAGCTTGGAGACAATAGAGCGTGAAGCTGCAACTTATCGACGGACGTTGGATCAAACGCTAAAGGATATCTCGTTGGTCTCTGGTCATCTTGAAAGCGACTTCTTTCAGGCAAACGCGCAACAGAGAGAAGACCTTATCTTGGGTAATTTGCAACAGGTGAATCAGACATTGTCAAAAGAGGTGGATCAATATTTCACCAACTTTTCAACTAACTGgattggaaaatataaaaatcttaCAATGTTGATCCCGGAGGGCCTCTCAAGGGATCAGCCGGAGATAAATGCTTTGTATGATTTCATGGAGTTCTTGGACAACGAAACCAGTGTTCTCCAGGATGACCTTGTCGAGTTTATGGACTACTGGAGCTACCTGGTAGAGGAAACGCTGGAATCGGTAACAAATGGGACGGAGTTaattgtggattttctgagggATTATCCTCTCGAAGAACTGTTGAGCGGTAAAACACCTTTAAACTGTGTAGCATTATACTACTCAAACTTTGAGCACATTATATTAAACATGTTGAATGAATTCTATCGTTGCGTGGAATATGAACTCGAGATGACTAAAGCTTTCGGTCAAATAACATCCGTGCTGGACCCGACCGATAAGGCGATCAACTTTATGTTAGATAGCTACATAACATGTGCCAAGCTTACTGGACACTTTGGGGACGATTTTGGTCTTGCTGATTGTTTGGAGGAT CTTGGCGAATTACTCGACCAAACAAGAGAATTCGTGGAACACAAGACAAGCGAGATTTACTACCACGTGGAAGATGCAATGATTTTCAACGGTGTGATAATGGGAGCTTGCGTTCACATGAAAGCGCGGGACACAGCCCTGCAGATTGCTGGTAAAATGCAAAGTTTTGACAATTGTAGCAAGAGTTACAAGAAGGCGTCTGTTTAG